In the genome of Zootoca vivipara chromosome 6, rZooViv1.1, whole genome shotgun sequence, the window ggcgtttgtgagctgatttgttcgggagccaagccattcaggaaccaaggaaccactgtgcCCTTGTTCTGCTAGCAAAACGTTTTGCACCAGTGCAAATGTTTTGCACCAGTGGAACACTGTGCAAGAGAATGGCTAAGCAGGTTTCAGGTCGCTGCGTTGTACAATAGATTTTGCAATCTGCCGCAGTGAGTTTCCACTAGTGCAACCGCACGACTGCATTCCTCTGCTGCCTAATGTTAAAACCGAGAACTTTGGATATGCAGCCCTTTGATTTTAATGATTCAACCCTAGGAACCATCTTAAACAGCTTACAGTCTGAATTTCGACTCTGGGCGAAGGCAACAGAGttagaatcttagaactgtagagttggaaggggccacgaggaacAACAGGTCCAACCCCGCCTGCAATGCAAAAAATCTGTTGTCCAAcgtgggctcaaacccatgaccctgagattaagagtctcctgctctactgactgaggtgGGAAGAGGCTTCTAGGAAGAAGCAGGTTTAATAAGGGCACTGGCCTGCAGGTGAAGAGAAAGTGAAAAAAAATGAGTCAAATGTGTAACTCAGGTGTACCTCGAAGGAAGGAGTCTCTCAAGGCTGCTGTTTTGCCATCAGCTGCTCCGCCCCGTGATCCCACTTGAAGCTTGCCAGACGTCTCGCTTTTGCACGGCTCCAGACGGAAGCAAAAACAGCAGCCACCACGACAACCAGGAATGCTACAGaataaaggagagagagggatgaAACTCCTGGCTTCGGCGCCAGGTGCAACTGCAGCAGTTGCAAATGGCAGCCTTCCCCAGTGGACCAActgtcccccaccccagtccAGTCCAGTTTTCTGTGTTTGGATGTGCACAGCATCGGTAAGGACGGGGCAAAGCAACCAGATGCACCCCACTCCCTTTaacagctcccacccaccccaccccccggaaagGCCGCTGTATCACCACAGCCAAGGTATGGCTTCATGTGCAGGTAAAATCTAggctaataaaatatttgaatggCTGTTCTTCCTGCCCGAAACAGGACACACAGTTTCCGCTCTGTGGGTGTGCATCCGGTATGTGtgcaaatgaatcatagaatcatagagttggaagagaccataagggccatccagtccaaccccctgccaagcaggaaacaccatcaaagcattcctgacatatggccgtcaagcctctgcttaaagacctccaaagaagaagactccttggcagcaaattccactgccgaacagctcttactgtcaggaagttcttccaaatgtttaggtggaatcttctttcttgtagtttgaatccattgctccgtgtccgctcctctggagcagcagaaaacaacctttctccctcctctatatgacatccttttatatatttgaacatgactatcatatcaccccttaaccttctcttctccaggctaaacatacccagatccctaagacgttcctcataaggcatcgtttccaggcctttgaccattttggttgccctcttctagacaccttccagcttgtcagtatccttcttgaactgtggtgcccagaactggacacagtactccaggtgaggtctgaccagagcagaatacagtggtactattacttccctttatctagatgctatactcctattgatgcagcccagaattgcattggctttttgagctgctgcatcacactgttgactcatgtcaagtttgtggtctaccaggactcctagatccttttcacatgtactgctctgagTGTCTGAATATGCAGGGTGCTAGCAAATTGGCCCCAAGAGGATTAGTCAATGATGGAGATGACACCCGCCCCACCAAGTCAAAAACAGTTAGCCACCTTTGGCACAGAGCAGGACCTTTGGCACGTGTATAGGACTAGGTTCATCTTATAtagggctcatcttatacatggggagcGATGaagggtgttttcttaatttggagtccccaaaaataggagggtgtcttatacatgggggcgtcttatacacggagaaATACAGTATTTGGCTCTGCAGGCCAAATATTGATAAGGATTGGTGAAAgttgacagatgggtggggctgatgCTGCAGGGGTTCAATCCTGTTTCCTGCAGCAGCCAGCATCCTGCAAGTGCAAGGCTGGCGGACGTGCTTTTGGGGAAATGGCCTGGTGGGCCAAATCTGGCTGGGTTAGGTTTCAATAAGAAATGGCTCACTATTAAACACCAGGCAGATGGAAGAATGCTTTTGCCATCACGACTCACCAACGATGGAAAGAACCACTAAATCTGCAGGCATCGCATTTCCGGGTACAGGCACGCCATCTTAGAAATGCAggcaagaaggagaaggaggggaaaaacaCAATATGcagtgttaatttttaaaaataagattgagTCTCATGTTGCAAGACGGGGTTTAAATGGGACCCTCCAACTTCTAAGCTTCTCATATTatttttcataaaatcataggagttggaagggaccttaagcatcatctattccaggggtcagcaaaattttttagctgtccctcagaccttgtgtcaGGCCGGAGAAGTggcactagggggggggggagctggaagaagaggtgagacgggcaagtagtcctcctccccaccacccagccccttaccttcccaggggctgccaccGCCATcaccaccaccgctgctgctgcttctcaagggtaggcagagcgagcttgtctgctccgctctctggcccacaggagcaccagggcggcagtggcggagggaagatgagtggcgcgaaagggctggctccagagaggggctttcttaaaatggtgctcagccagctcccttcctcctctaggcagggtggggagaagccaggaggagggagggaggaggcgcccccacggggtgtgtgtgtgggggggaatggaatggcgcAGGGGGGAAATGCCGCAGCCCAAACAAACAGAATCCCCACGCTGATCCACGGACAGTCTgcgggccggatcctgaaggcaattgggcctaatctggcccacgggccttagtttgccgaccccttatctattccaatcccctgcaatgcaggaatctcagctaaagaatctccgATTCCcatattccatgtgacagcccttcagttaTCTGAAGATTGTTCTATCAATCCTATCAAGTTGTCCATGTATTGGAATCTTTAGCCGTAGACTCCGATGAGATTCAAGAACCgtatggtttgttttttaattgggaCGCATGCAACGaagtcatactcaaagtagagTTGGCACTGTGTACTGGTTAGAGTGTtcaactaggacctgggagaccagagttcaaatgcCCATGAAGCTATGAAGCCCATTGGACAACCTCTGGCTAGTCTCTCCGTCTAGCCTACCTCAGGGGCAACGTTGGGAATGGGATCCTCAAATGTACTCCAAATAGAATCACACAATTGTAGGGTGTTCTGGTCGACCCCCAACGTGGGTGTCGAACCCATgacgctgagattaagagtctcgtgctttgCCAACTGAACTATCTTTGCAAAGAAAGCTGCTTTGTGAACGGCAGGGCTGTTCCAACATCTACATCGCAGCAAtgcttaaagaaaagaaaagcacaattCCTTCTCTCTCTGGAATCCTAGAAGCTGGGCGATCCCTGACTGCTGCATGCTTTTAGAAACCAGACTTCAGGATGTGACGCTTCTCTTTGTTTGCAGCAGGGGTAGAAAAAAACCTCAGGGGTCAAATGCAGACCTTGGGGAACCTCCCCAAGGCACAGCCCTTTCCCAGCCAAACCCCTTCCTGGCCCTGCTTTGAGCTCTCCTCTGGTGTTTTTGCTGGGCTGGAACAGTGACAAGCctagcctggatggaggacagagggaGCCCATCTGCAGAAGCCGGCCACTGTACAAGGGAAGCGCCCACtttttgttgctccacccacattaacatctagccccacccaccattggcatgtggcccttggaaggtaaAGCGGCCCTCAGGCTGGTTTAGAAAGAACAGCAGGAGGTCAAGCTGTTCCCAGTGGATTGCCAggctgccaatcagaagccgcgccttggttttcgaaccgtttcgggagttgaacggactcccggaatggattaaatttgagaaccaaggtaccactgttatcATATTCACTCTAGCAGTGAAACCAACTGTTCAGGTGTGGATTTTGATGAGTTTGAGaatcaagggaccactgtaatagTAAACGGTAAAATTAAAACCAGCcagataataattaaacagttcaaCCACAATACAAAGAACTGccaatctgtaatcaataaaagtaacagcaaatcacaatgctCAGTTCGGTTTGCCAGTTCCGTGGCTGGACTGAGCCACAACATCACCCAAGTGATCTCGGCGAGAGTTTCTATGTCAATTTTTCTGATTAGTTCTCCTTTTAgttaagtgggtttttttaatttacttgATTTATTTCCGTTGCCCCCACCCGACGCAGAGCCCCTCCACCTGCCACAGCAGGGTGGGGCCTAGATTGTGTCAAAGGGGACCCGAGAGAGAACATCAGGCGGAAAGAAGGTTTGATTTGGCCAAGGGCCACTGCGTGAGCTGGCCGGCTTGTCATCACGTTTTGGAAGGCCTCGCCTGCAGCAGCTGGGCTACTCCAAGCACCATTCGCACCTGCAGCTCTGAGCTCATGCGCCAGCAACACCCAGGGCCTGCTCCACCCGCGTGACAGTGCGtctgcatacccttcaacatttctcctgtgaaaatagggacgtcctattccatcccctccaacgtttctcccatgaaaatagggacgtcctattcatagaatcatagaatcgtagagctggaagagaccacaagggccatccagtccaaccccctgccgagcaggaaacaccatcaaagcattcttgacatatggctgtcaagcctctgcttaaagacctccaaagaaggagactccaccacactccttggtagcaaattccactgccgaacagctcttactgtcaggaagttctttctaatgtttaggtggaatcttctttcttgtagtctgaatccattgctccatgtccgcttcttattccatcccctccaacatttttcctgtcaaaatagggacgtcctattccatcccctccaatgtttctcccgtgaaaatagggacgtcctgttccTCTACATTCCAAATAATTTGGGGTGGTATGGGGGAGTCAAGGACaactttatatttaaaaaacccttttaacATGAAGCAAGCAGAGACAAAGGGGAGGAACCAAATGCATTCTGAGTCAGCTAAAGGGGGGGTACGGTAGAGATGGTTGCCAGGAAACCAGTTTGCCCCCTAAAGCAAATTGCTGCACACATTTACCTGTCTGAGTGGCCGGTGGTGTTATCGAAACCACGGGGAAGTCCAGAAGGCAGCCTCGTTCATCCCTCTCGTCCGGACAATCAAAATGGCCATCGCACACAAACGCCAGGGGGAAGCACTCTGCCCCCGGTTCACATCGAAACTCGTCCTTCGGGCAGGCTGGCGAAGTCGTGTCTACCCAATGACCGCAGGAATCTAAGGACTCATCGGAATTGTCCGGGCAATCGCTGTGGCCGTCACAGATCCTCTCTAAGGGCAGGCAAGGGCCGTCACTGCCGCACCGCCTCCCGCGGGGTCCGCACGAGACATTGCCAGCTCGACAGCCTCTCTCGTCGCTGCCATCGCCGCAGTCCCGCTTCTTGTCGCACCGCTGGCACAGTGGAACCTGCCCGTCGTCCTCGCACCGGAAACTCCCGAGGGTGCAAAGGAAATGTTCTGAATTGTGAagggagagacacacacacacacacacacacacacacacacaaacaaacaaacaaacaaacacacaagaggATGGTCAAGAACATCAGAGCAACGCTCAAAAGCCTGCTTGAGATCACTGTATTTTTCTCAGCGCCCGCTAAGAACATTCTTGTTTAGTTCAGCCACTTAGAAAAGCTGGTGCGCATTTCAATCTGCTTTAGCATTTTAAACTTCttgttatgttttaatgtatcGTAAATCCTTCCcgatcttttcttttttgcaatccTTTCTTTAAACTATCAAGTGGTGTGCAAGTTTTtatgaattaaatgaataaataaataaatgtattggtCACTTTTTTTTAACACCAAGGTAACCCGAAGTGACTTACGACATACAAATGAACGTACCTTGAAGCTGGCATAAAagtggggaaaacacacacacacacacacacagaaaaatctaaaacagacatccccaaacttcggccctccagatgttttggactacaattcccatcctccccgaccactggccctgttagctagggatcatgggagttgtaggccaaaacatctggagggccacagtttggggatgcctgatctaaaaggTAAATATTTCACCCAATTGAGGCGACAGATAATTAAGAGCCAAATGCCTggcaaaaaagaatttttttcgcTTAAAGCCTAAAGttatgtaatgatggcaccaggggagcctccctggggagagaggtccacaaatggggagccaccactgaaaaggccctgttctcgtgttacCAGTATCTGGACCTCCTAATCACGGCTTAATTTTATGGGCAAAGAAAAGCATCACATGTTATTAAAACTGGACAAGTTTCAACTGCAGTGGGTGGTTTTTCTTCTGGGTACAATTAGGATTATTTTTTCCAGCGCCCCTTGTTGGAATTTTCTTATTGCAACAGGATTTTAACAGAGGACTTTGGCTGCACAATCGTTCATAATAGGAGCAGCGGGGGTGTTTTTTGGTTGAGCATAATAAAGGTTATATATTCGGTATCCCTGGGTGGGATTTTTATTGGAACTGGGTTTGAATAGAGGGCTTTAGCtgcacaataataaaaataagctcTGAAATATCACAGGAATGAAGAAATAGCAAGATTGTGGTTTAAGTGCCAAGTACTGTAATTTTTTTGGCAGGAAAAAAATATCAGTAAACGATGCCAATAAACAGGGAAGGGTCAGGAGATCTAAAGCAAGCACTGgcccacccttttttttttaaacataatttttattgattttacaaattacaaaaaaaacggtacatacataaacaccttttccaccttcttcccacccccctccatgggacctcccctgccacagaagtatcccacgcaggtgaacagtcagagatggtccattttatggttggatttctgtccccctccccctcccctgcccccaaagcccccccctgccaccagagagctccaggaaaccagggcagtacgcaggaagtcatccatccaaccatctattctcataccaaaaaataaaaaataaaaaaagaagaaaaagagaaagaaaaaaaaaagacaaaaaaggaaaaacaaagcaaaacaaaaataatcttttttccattcataattgataaaccatattttgtgggcttccccaacctccccccttccccggttttcatcccttttttatcctcttcaacagtttcttattctataagataattacctttataccttatactactttaaaccttagctattatcattttcacctaatatccaaatcactgaaaaatcaaactcccattttttcttcccgtgcctaatttttaccccctctataagcctccatattttcacctttttccaaaatcgattcacttttaaaactataactattcccaatctaacctttcatcaCCGATTTCCGGCTacaaccccccaatccagcaagttccgtagtcagcagtccagttttaatcctagtaatccatcctattaatcacaacttcactttcccttcaccccaccccctttttacagttttttgccatccaggcctccatacagcacccctgagtttcttctcttctctgcttatttttttcctcttccctgtgggcattctggagttccagtaaatccaatcgtacccccctcaaaggaggggcactccacctgactttttgtagagtaaaatcatcttttttttcgtggtgagcttcattttgtattatattgtcacGGTCCTCATTttcatcttttcgttccaaatcacagtccccatcattgtcaaaatcctccaaatcactgtcactatcactgtcattctcacactcgtcttcctcagtttcaatagcttcatcctctaagaaatcatattctgccatcaccatctggaattgttgctttaactcttgctgttgtgtctcctcttgacatagttctattcttacttcccacattaaggtcaaaacagtccgctggaactcaggcaaatacctttttgttgacatagttcaatcctgtcaaggtcaaaacttgtcacatggggtggaaaatggtcacagtttattttctcgactccattttaacaagctggctgcattctccgagtcttattaaaaataaagttcaaactcacatttcaaaagcatataaaccaaaaaaaggatttccaaaaagtccaaaaatagaaataaaaataaaattccacttatagatcctgatcagctcactgggttgtctgggctgc includes:
- the LOC118086065 gene encoding very low-density lipoprotein receptor, which translates into the protein MTSRPDAVFFFPAGSYARVEDTLGNGAGGMERALLFSLLLTAATALDAQHFLCTLGSFRCEDDGQVPLCQRCDKKRDCGDGSDERGCRAGNVSCGPRGRRCGSDGPCLPLERICDGHSDCPDNSDESLDSCGHWVDTTSPACPKDEFRCEPGAECFPLAFVCDGHFDCPDERDERGCLLDFPVVSITPPATQTDGVPVPGNAMPADLVVLSIVAFLVVVVAAVFASVWSRAKARRLASFKWDHGAEQLMAKQQP